A region of Carassius auratus strain Wakin chromosome 11, ASM336829v1, whole genome shotgun sequence DNA encodes the following proteins:
- the LOC113111214 gene encoding putative nuclease HARBI1, with translation MAMAALALLEDIANGRIRRERVFRDHNDFLAQDDDWLISRFRFPRAVLLELCAELGPNLERETMRSHAIPVPLQVLTTLGFLATGSFQRELADRSGISQSSLSRAMPVVWDGIIRMSARYIRFPYDAFDQPNIKMQFAAIAGFPNVIGAIDCTHIAIKAPSEEEFAYVNRKHFHSINVQIICDAQMRLTNIVARWPGSTHDSYILTNSMVGMRLQAGRVRDGWLLGDRGYPLKTWLLTPLTNPQTDRERRYNNAHSRTRSVVERVIGQLKCRWRCLDRTGGMLLYRPDKVCRIVLACGVLHNVAHRHGIPLGEVAAPPDDPDPGPIYVQPNQQAVHARQHVIATI, from the exons ATGGCAATGGCAGCGTTGGCCTTATTAGAGGACATTGCTAATGGCAGAATCAGAAGAGAACGAGTTTTTAGGGACCACAATGATTTTCTGGCCCAGGATGATGACTGGCTTATCAGCCGTTTCAGATTTCCAAGGGCTGTCCTCTTGGAGCTCTGTGCTGAGTTGGGTCCGAatctagagagagagacaatgaggAGCCACGCAATACCCGTTCCCTTGCAGGTGCTGACAACACTTGGTTTCCTGGCAACTGGTTCTTTCCAAAGGGAACTGGCAGACCGCTCAGGAATAAGCCAGTCGTCTTTGAGCCGGGCAATGCCAGTGGTATGGGACGGGATCATCCGCATGTCTGCCAGGTATATCAGGTTCCCATATGATGCATTTGACCagccaaacattaaaatgcaatttgcagCGATAGCCGGTTTTCCTAATGTTATCGGAGCGATCGACTGCACACACATTGCTATAAAGGCGCCATCTGAAGAAGAATTTGCATATGTGAATCGGAAACATTTCCATTCAATAAATGTGCAGATAATATGTGATGCACAAATGCGCCTAACAAATATTGTGGCAAGGTGGCCTGGGTCAACCCATGATTCATACATCCTTACAAACAGCATGGTTGGGATGAGGCTCCAAGCTggcagggtgcgtgatgggtggcTTCTTG GAGACCGCGGTTATCCACTAAAGACGTGGCTTTTAACCCCCCTCACCAACCCACAAACTGACCGAGAGCGCAGATACAATAATGCCCATTCTCGCACTCGTTCAGTTGTAGAGCGGGTGATTGGGCAGCTGAAATGTCGGTGGCGCTGCCTTGACAGGACTGGGGGGATGTTGTTATACCGCCCTGACAAGGTGTGCCGCATTGTGCTGGCCTGTGGTGTGCTGCACAATGTCGCGCATAGGCATGGCATACCACTTGGTGAGGTGGCAGCACCGCCAGATGACCCCGACCCAGGACCAATTTATGTGCAGCCCAACCAACAAGCCGTTCATGCCCGCCAACATGTGATTGCGACAATATAA